The following is a genomic window from Bombus fervidus isolate BK054 chromosome 10, iyBomFerv1, whole genome shotgun sequence.
AgcaaagagaaggaagagaaggagGTGGAGAAGGTGAGAAGGGGTCCTCGCAGAGAAGGGCGTCCTCTAAGCTGAATAATTCAAGCTCTCATTAGGGCGACAAAAGCACCCTGATGGATAGCTGCTTGGCTCCGTTGCCTGTCGTTTGTATGGAGCCACACGTACTTACACACTTCGCGTTTCATACGCTACCTGGCCGTATACGTACGTCGGTGGTCCCTTACTCGGCCCTGGAATATACATATAGGCGCGCAAACATCCCGTAGACCCGACCTCTCCCGACCACTCGTTACGTTTCTGCGTTCTCTACCCCCGTCCACCTTCCGACTCTCTTTCGCTCCGCTTTATCGCTATCAAGATGTGTTTTCTTTTGATTTGTTCGACCTGTAGGGTGTAGATTGGAGTCGCTGTCCAGCAGATGTGAGCCAGAGGCTGATACTTCAAGGGTGATACTTTCGCTGCGTCGAGGATTGGGATGAGTGAGACTTCTTCGGTCTTTGATTCCCGTTTGAATACGTACATGCACTCGCGTGTATACATGTTTCTAGGTGGCAGTAGAAGGTTTAGAGCGAACCGAGAGACGAGGTGATCTTAAGAGTAAGATAACTTGTTTTTTGTACGAATATGTGGGCTAGAAATGTCGCTGAAAAGCCGAAGGATACGCGCGACATGTGAAATATAACGTAGCAAAATGTAAGATTTATTTTCACTCTGTTTTCCATGTTTGAACGATAACCGTCTTATAAAAGTCAGTCAGCGCGTTGAAATtcgcaaaatttatttaaataaaaatcgatattGCACCGCTCGATCTCCGTAAATCCAAAACCGAGCATCAACTGGAAAATAAACTTGATCGTTGCGTCTAAAATCTCTATTACAACCACCTGCAACCCGAGAACCGTTGCGTTCCAACAGTTTTCTCCTTCTCATTACCACTTATTATCACAAAGACTCGTTCCCGGGATTGTAAATATCTTTCTACTATCCTATTTATCTCTCTAACTCTCCTCCCTTCGGCCTCGTCCCCAACCTTCTTCCGACTACCTTGTACCCTCCACCTGCAGCCTCTTGCCCATCCCCTGTCGCAGcctctttgttttatttcgaatgttctttcatttcttaaaAGGTTCTCCGGTGATAATTAGCACAATGCGCGGCGGCATTAATTATTACCTGCGCTAATTACCCGAGGATAAATCGCTCTCGGCGAGGGGTAGCCGGCGTTGGCGGCGGATTCGAGGGTCGTCGGGGCGGTTTCGAGGGGTTGGGCGGCCGGTCGAGCTGGCCCATTACCGTTATTGCTGCAACAAACCGTCCAACAACAGCGATAAATACGGGCGAGAAGCTGGCGTTACAAATGTCTCTCTGAGTTATGATTATTTAGCGCGACTGCTGCCGGCCGGATCGTTCGTTGCGGCCTGCAAACCGACCGGTTCCCATTTCTGCGAGAGTTTATGCGGCCACAGCTTTTGTTGCTGCACGTGTTTCGCGTATTCCTTTTACGTTCAACTTGCTTCGCTTTCTTTACAGCTCGTTTTTTCCCACGTGTTGTCTTAACAGAGTCCTATTCTTCCGCTTATTCGCTATCTTGTTTGATTTAATCCCGTAATGCATAACCCCTCGTCTTATATGAGcaatcattaattttattcaccatttatgtatatatatatatatattttttttttcgaaaatttcgatCTAATCTAACGATCAGCGCGAAACACGGCTCGGTATAACAGTTACtgcaaaaataaatgaaactgtTAACTAATATTCCTCTGtatgcatttataaaaataactaaaaatatttcatgcgaatctcgataatttatttataccaTAAGTAATACAGGTACAATACTCTGTGTATATTGAACGCATAGACACTTTATATAGTGTATATAGAAACATTCTTATAACGTaggagtgtgtgtgtgtgtgtaggTAGGTAGCGGATTAATTGGATTGGGCGAAAAAAATGATACGAGTTTgatacgcacgacgtacgtacgAATACTCAGGTATCTAAAGTTATCAGTGACGATCCACCTTAGCCCCTGACAAACTGTAACCACGTTCTATCATTTGTAGAGGGGCAAAGATAGTTTCCGTACAAACCGCTAGAGGTAGTATACCTGCTAGTTTCCTTCTCGCAAGCGAAATTATTCACTGTCTGATTTATAAAAGCtgctgaaattaatttatttatcgcttCTCGGCCTTATGGCTAAGATCAAAGTGTAGTATCTGTTCTTATCAGCTTAATATCTGATACACTCCCCATTGGGGAGTCAGAATATTAACCTGATTTTTGAAACTAGACGGAGATGAAGGGCTTGCTCTTCCTCTGTCACGAGTCGGCCTGGCATTGCAGTACAGTCGGGAAACGGCTCAgcattaaaaattctaaaattaaatattttattatatgtataatcgaTTTCTCGTAGTTTAGTATTTTTCAACAAATACCAAACTGTtggtttcgttaaaaatttaactCTGCAAAATGctgttaatttatttgtaagtAAAAGTATCTCAAATATCGGTGCTTACACCGATCTCTTAATCTTTTGATacgattcaaataaaattctatgcGATAAATGTAGGTTGGTACATGTACGACAACACTGTAATCATAAATAAAGTCACAGATAAACAAGACATCCTGTATTCAACAGCACTTATGTGTGTGATATAGCTACAAGTAATAAGAGGACTTTCAAGATCTATTTAGTGTAACTTTCATTAAAGTTATTGAAGATTAGATTCGCAATTTTTAAGACCTTGTAAGTGCATCCTGGTGGAGGCTTACACAACTTGGTGGATCGAATAGTTATCTATCGAACACGTTTCTTTGCTTACTGTAGCTGAATCACAACCGTGATGGCTCGACGTTCTCTAGAGTGGCGCTAACTAGCATAGGTAGCATAGGATAGCATAGGTTTGCCATTTACCAACCGTTTCACATGTTCTGAAATACCGTCTAACGGTTGTTAGACATCCTGATTATCATTGAGTAAGAATAAGATAGTGTATACTTGTCTGTGGTCGTATACACAAGTCTAAAAACTCAAATGGAAAGAGTGAGATTCTTACAAGGGTCAGAAGATATTTCCCAAGGCGTTCCAATCGACTTGTTAGGTTTCGTGATGTAGTACGCCTTATGTCTGTAATCTGCGAacgtaaatttattatcatttatttaaagtagtttagtttatattctttatcttCGATGGTAAGCGCTATCTAGCAGCCAATTTGTAAAACACACCATAGAATATCAAACTATTGAGAATCTTAGCTCCTCCATTGCAGTTTCCAATGTTCCAGACTTATTGTGGTTGTGTGTTATTGGTTATGTTTATACGACCGTGCCTTAGTGCCTCAGGCAATGCTTTAGTTACAAACTATACATGAATCTATGATAGTTCCATATTATTATAGTTTACTGGTTTCGTTCGACTGTGATGATTGTGTTATGTCCCTTACAAGCAGCGAATGTAGAAATTATatgaatgtattttaatatttatatgtacttCTTAGTCAAACGTACTTCATCTATAAATATctcgattttttaaaaataatagtaatgaaagtaaaataatggCTAGTACGGGCAAAATACATAATACTAGTGTTAAAGAAACAagtttttcttcaaataataatgtatCTATGTCAGAACAgtcaaattttccatttattccgATTATATTTTCTCCTTATGTAGTTTCTAGTCGTGGAAAATCCAATGCTAGAAGAGAACAGCAGCTAAAACGGGGTTTTAGTCTTCGTCATTCGCCAAGCGATGATGATATTCCTACCAAAGACACTatcatgaaaaatttaaatatttcaattgaagaagaagaacgtaCCGCACAATATTTTCACTTTCTTTTGAATAGAGAAACGGATAGATTAACCGAATTATGTGAAAAGTGGATGAAAATTATGGTAGAAGCTGAAATTACAGAAAATGATCAATGGGAAATAAGTCAAGTTATTGAACAAACACATTTGttaatagataaaaaatttgatagaTTTCGTAATTTGGTTACTAATTGCGAAACAGGGAAAGGAGAAATGTTAGTTACATGTAAAGATTTGCAAGGATTTTGGGATATGATGTACATGGATATAAAAAACTGTGATttacaatttgaaaaattgaggGATCTTTGTTTGCGAGGCAGGAAAGAAGATGTGCTTATGAACAGTTCagttactaaaaaaaaattaaattccattAAAGCTACCTTAATAAAGAGCAAACAGAAGATGACagagaaaattagaaacagCGGTGGTAAAAGTAAACTTGAATCTAATTTATACCAAACTTTAGGTGATAAATATGATAAGAATGTAAGTTTTGGAATAAAACACAGAATAAAGGCTATATTTAGTAGTTTTAATGGAAAAGAACTTTCACCTGTAAAGTACGCCAAAAGATTAAGTTTACTGCAAAAAGTACAATTATCTGAAACACTGACGAAACAAAAGCCTTGCTCAAAAACAATAAATCTGAGTGAAATGTGTAAAACACCAGAAGTTCAGTTAGATGATTCGATATCTTATATTAATTCTAATCAAATACCAAGAAAGAGCATATTAAAGCAGCCAAAGAATTCACCTAAAATTGGATGTCTcatgaaatttacaaataaagtTAATTTTGATGATCATATAGTTTTAAATGAAGTACCAATTGACGAAGAAACAgaggtaaaattaaatttagctGCAGCATTGTCAAGAATAGATAATTTTGATCTTGATAGCTCTAATGAAGTAACAGCTTTTAGAgcagaaagaaactttttttttgATGATGTTAGATCTGATGAACGTAAAGATGATAtcaaagaaaattcaaaagaTAATAAAGTAACGTCTCCACGAACACAAACGACAATAGCATTCCAAGAATTGAATAAAAGTCTCGGTACACCACAAGAAAGAAGcacgagaaaacaaaattttgtagATAAAAATGCGATACCAAATCAAACTCTACCATtcaatagaaatatttccacaccaattaaagaaaataaagatgtTAAAACTGTAAATACACTAAAACAGAAACATACTCCTAATTAtgacaaaaaagaaatcaacAATAGTGATGAAAGTataagaattttaagaaatagaaCTATTACTTCAATGGATACACCTATACCTAAGAGAAGATCTTTTAGCAAAATGTCTATGGATACAGAAGAACAAGAACATAAAGAAAATGAATCACctttaaagaagaaaagaagaacaagTTCTTTTAGAATTAACGttgataataatgaaaaaatgaatatagaTGAAAGTAATAACAACAAGGGAAGATCTATTAAAAACGTCAAATTTTCTGGTACTGATAATTCCCAGTAaacttgtattttatttgttctaaatgcaatatttgaataaatatgtTTCATTGCAGGAAAAGAATATAGTGCAGAAAGAAACAGACCGACCCTATCTATGACTTCTCGTGT
Proteins encoded in this region:
- the LOC139991500 gene encoding uncharacterized protein; the protein is MASTGKIHNTSVKETSFSSNNNVSMSEQSNFPFIPIIFSPYVVSSRGKSNARREQQLKRGFSLRHSPSDDDIPTKDTIMKNLNISIEEEERTAQYFHFLLNRETDRLTELCEKWMKIMVEAEITENDQWEISQVIEQTHLLIDKKFDRFRNLVTNCETGKGEMLVTCKDLQGFWDMMYMDIKNCDLQFEKLRDLCLRGRKEDVLMNSSVTKKKLNSIKATLIKSKQKMTEKIRNSGGKSKLESNLYQTLGDKYDKNVSFGIKHRIKAIFSSFNGKELSPVKYAKRLSLLQKVQLSETLTKQKPCSKTINLSEMCKTPEVQLDDSISYINSNQIPRKSILKQPKNSPKIGCLMKFTNKVNFDDHIVLNEVPIDEETEVKLNLAAALSRIDNFDLDSSNEVTAFRAERNFFFDDVRSDERKDDIKENSKDNKVTSPRTQTTIAFQELNKSLGTPQERSTRKQNFVDKNAIPNQTLPFNRNISTPIKENKDVKTVNTLKQKHTPNYDKKEINNSDESIRILRNRTITSMDTPIPKRRSFSKMSMDTEEQEHKENESPLKKKRRTSSFRINVDNNEKMNIDESNNNKGRSIKNVKFSGKEYSAERNRPTLSMTSRVQRCKIHSNKYIPIEDSISLEMQKKTPERIRRSKGKIS